The Microbacterium schleiferi genome contains the following window.
GCGACCATGGATGCCGCATCCCGCCAGCGCTTCTTCGACCTCGTGAAGGCGCCGGGCTTTGCGCCGTGGTTCGCCCAGGTCACACCGATGGAAGAGATCGGGCTGCTCGCACTGGGCTCCCGACCCGCGCGGCGCGGCCTGTCGGTCGAGTCCCTCGCTGATCTCCGAGCGATCCCGTGGGTCTTCGCCTGGGCGCAAGCCCGCATCAACCTCGCCGGCTGGTTCGGCCTGGGCACCGCACTGGATGCCGTCGCCGACGAGGAACTGCTGCGAGAGGCGTATGAGCAGTGGCCGCTGTTTAGGACCATGATCGACAACGTCGGGATGAGCCTTGCCAAGACCGACCCGCGCATCGCACGGCGCTACCTCGAGCTCGGCGACCGTGACGATCTCGCTGGTCTCGTGCTCGACGAGATGACGCTGACGCGCTCGTGGGTCATCCGACTCACCGGCGGCGACGAGGTGCTGGCCAACAAGCCCGTGTTGCAGCGGGCCGTGAAGCTGCGCAGCCCGTACGTGGATGCCCTGTCGCTGCTTCAGTTGCGGGCGTTGCGTGCGCTCCGGGATGCCGCGGCATCCGACTCCCCCGCCGATCCGGATCAGCAGCGACTCTTGCTGCTCTCGGTGAGCGGGGTCGCGGCGGGTCTGCAGAACACCGGCTGATCGGGCACGGACCGCGCGTCGCTGCCGGAGGTGTCGGTGGAGCGAGTTAACGTCTCGGCATGGCGATCACGACGAAGACGACATCTGTGCGGGTCGCGTCGGTGATGCCGGACGTGGCCGCCGAAACCTGTCCGCTGTGCGGCACCGACGATGTCCGCGTCGAGGACGTGGCGTGGTTTGCCATCGAGTTCGAGCGCCGGTCCGACGTGCAGGATGAGCTCGACGTGCCCGATGCCGTCGTGTTCTTGTGCCGCGAGTGCGGCGTGAACTGGGACTGACCGCTCAGTCGAGGCGAATGTCGTCGGCGTGGCGTGCGAGGCTGCGACCGTAGCGCTCGGTGAGCTGAACCATCAGGTCGGGCGTCTCCCGGTCGAGTCCGAAGACGTAGCCCGGAAAATCGAGGTCTTTCTGCGCTTCCCAGATCTCGTCGTGCCGATCGGGCGAGTACAGCTGCGGCGGGTTCCCGACGGCGACCCATCCGATCGGTACCACGGTTTCGGCGGGAAGAACGGTACTCAGGTGAACGACGGCGTTGATGCGGACCTCACTGCGCTCGCCGATGCGCGCGCCATTGAACACGCGCGTCCCGGTCGCCAGAAACACCTCGTCGGCCACCGACGCACCCGAGATGCTGGCCATCGGCCCGACCAGCACGTGGTCGCCGACATGGACGGCGTCTGTCGCGCTCGCGCGGATCAGAGCGTTCTCCATCACGATGACGCTCTCGCCGATCGTGATAGGCCCGCCCTCCGCGGTAATGACCGCGCCGTGCAACACCTGCGAGTTCGCGCCGATGGTGACATCCCCTGAAATCACGGCGCTTGGCGCAATGACGGCCGCGGGATGGATGCGGGGCTCTGCCCGAGGTGCTCGAACCGCATCGTTCCTCCTCGATCGGTGTCAGCGTACCGGCGACCGCCCGGTTCTCGAACGTCGCGAGCGCGGCTACCGTGGAGGAGATGGCACTCTCCTCCCGAACCACGACCCGCGCACCCCGACCGACGATCGAGTTCACCGTGCTCGAAACGACGTGGCTGAACCCGCACCTGGTGCGCGTGCGCCTCGGCGGGCCCGGCTTCGCGCAGTTCCAGAACCGGCCCGAGACCGATAAGTACGTGAAGCTGAAGTTCACGACTCCCAAACCCGAGTCGCACCCGGTGACACGCACGTACACGGTGCGCCGCGTCGACCAGGCAGCGCAAGCGATCGACGTCGACTTCGTCATCCATGGCGACGAGGGTCTCGCCGGCCCCTGGGCCGCAACGGTGAAGCCCGGCGCGACGATCAGCCTCATGGGTCCCGGCGGCGGTTACTCTCCCGACCCGGAGGCCGACTGGCACCTGTTCGCCGGCGATCTTTCGGCCGTCCCAGCCATTGCCGCGACGCTCGACGCGCTCCCCGCGCACGCCCAGGGCACGGCGGTCATCGAAGTCGACACCGAGAGCGACATCCTCGACCTCGAGCACCCTGCCGGCGTCGATCTCGTCTGGGTCCGCAACCCGGACCACCAGGTGGGCGCCCTCGCCGACGCCGTCCGAGCACTCGACTGGCGCGACGGCCGCGTCCAGGTCTTTGCCCACGGCGAGCGCGAAGCCATGAAAGAGCTGCGGCGCGTGTTCTTCGACGAGCGCTCTCTCGAGCGCGGGCAAGTCTCGCTCTCGGGATACTGGGCGCGCGGTCGCACAGAAGACCGGTTCCAGGCAGAAAAGCGCGAGCCGATCGGCCAGATCCTCCCGCCCGCCTAGACCTGGGCCGCACGAGACCTGCCGCGCTAGTCCTGGGCTGCCGGGACTGCCGAGTCAGGGGCGACGGGTGCCGGCTCCGGCCACAGCTGCCCGAGGAGCGTGTCGACCCAGGCGATGAGGTCGGCATCGGCTAGCTGCTCACCGCCCGCCCGCGGCAACGGCACGACGACCGCCTCGCCGCCGGCGAGAAGTTTCGCTGCGGGATACAGCCGCTGCAGACGGACGCGCATCGAATCCTCGAGTCGGGCCGGCGCGATCCGCAGGTTCGGACCCATCGCGACGACATCCGTGAGGCCGGCGCGCGCGGCACGCCGCCGCAGCCGAGCCATCGACAGGAGCCCCGCAACGTCCGTGGGCGGCTCGCCGTACCGGTCGGTGAGTTCCTCGATGACCGCGTCGATCGCGTCATCCCCCGCCGTCGCGGATGCCGCGGCAGAAAGCTTCTGGTAGGCCTCGAGCCGGAGCCGCTCGCTGTCGATGTAGTCCTCGGGGATCCGGGCCTGGACCGGGAGCTCGAGCCGCAACTCGGCTGGCCCCTCGACATCCTCGCCGCGGAACGTCGCGACGGCCTCGCCGATCATCCGCAGGTAGAGGTCGAACCCCACCCCGGCGATGTGGCCAGCTTGCTCGGCGCCCAGCAGGTTTCCGGCACCGCGGAGCTCGAGGTCCTTCAGGGCCACCTGCATCCCGCTGCCGAGATCGTTGTTGACGGCGATCGTCTCGAGCCGGTCGGCTGCCGTCTCCGAGAGCGGCTTCGCATCGTCGTAGAGGAAATAGGCATACGCGCGCTCACGACCACGCCCCACACGGCCGCGAAGCTGGTGCAGCTGCGACAGACCGTACTTGTCGGCACGGTCGATGATGATGGTGTTCGCGTTGGCGATGTCCAGGCCCGTCTCGATGATCGTCGTCGAGACGAGCACATCGGCCTTGCGCTCCCAGAAGTCGTCGACGACCTGCTCGAGCTGGTGTTCGCCCATCTGACCGTGAGCAACCACGACCCGCGCTTCCGGCACAAGTTCGGCGAGCTCGCTCGCGATCCGCTGGATCGAACTGACCCGATTGTGGACGTAGAAGACCTGACCTTCCCGCAGCAACTCCCGGCGGATCGCCGCAGCGATCTGCTTGTCGTTGCGAGCGCCGACGTACGTGAGGATCGGGTGCCGGTCTTCGGGCGGTGTCTGCAGAGTCGACATCTCCCGGATGCCGGTCACAGCCATCTCGAGCGTCCGAGGAATCGGGGTCGCGCTCATCGCCAGGATGTCGACATTGGTCTTGAGCTTCTTCAGGGCATCCTTGTGCTCAACCCCGAAGCGCTGCTCCTCATCGATGATCATGAGGCCGAGGTCCTTGAAGATGACCTTCTCGGTGAGGATCCGGTGGGTGCCGATCACCATGTCGACGGTGCCGTCGGTGAGACCGGCAAGAGTCTCCCGCGCCTCCTTGTCGGTCTGGAAGCGCGAGAGCGCCTTGACCTTGACCGGGAACCCGGCAAAGCGCTCCGTGAACGTCTCGAGGTGCTGCTTGACCAGCAGCGTCGTCGGCACGAGCATCGCAACCTGCTTGCCGTCTTGGATCGCCTTGAACGCGGCCCGCACGGCGACCTCGGTCTTGCCGAACCCGACATCCCCCGACAGCAGACGGTCCATCGGGATTGGCCGCTCCATATCGGCCTTGATCTCGTCGATCGTCTGCAGCTGGTCCATCGTCTCGGCAAACGGGAACGCCTCTTCGAGCTCGCGCTGCCACGGCGTGTCCGGCCCGAACGCGTACCCCTTCGCCGCCATCCGCGCCGAGTAGAGCTTCACGAGCTCGACGGCGATATCGCGCACCGCCTTGCGGGCGCGACCCTTCGCCTGCGCCCAGTCACTGCCGCCCATCTTCGAGAGGGTGGGAGCCTCACCGCCGACGTAACGCGACAGGAGGTCGAGCTGATCGGTGGGCACCATGAGCTTGTCGCCGGGGTATCCCCGCTTGGCTGGCGCGTACTCGAGCACGACGTATTCCCGCACGCTCTTGACGGGGTTGCGGCCACCCGACGACACCTCGCGCTTCGCGAGCTCGACAAATCGCCCGATCCCGTGGGTGGCATGCACGACGTGGTCGCCGGGCGTCAATTGCAGCGGGTCGACGACGTTGCGGCGCCGCGACGCGAGCTTCTTGACGACACGGCTGTCGCCGCCGATGGTGCGGCCATAGAACTCTGACTCCGTGAGCACCGCCAGGCGCGCGTCTTCGAGTTCGAATCCGCGCTCGAGCTGCGCGACCGCGAGCCAGACGCGTCCCGGCTCGGGTGCAGCATCCGCGTCGTCGACCAGCGCCGCCGCGATCTCGCGTTCGGCGAGCACATCGCTGGCACGTTCGACCAGGCCCGTCCCGGATGCGGTGACCACGACGCTCCAGCCGGCGGCGACGAGGTCGCCGACATAGGCTGTCGCCCCGTCGACGTTGCCGTGAAACGACGGCACCGATCGCGCAGGAATACGCACGGGGGCCTCGCCCAGCACGTCATCGAGGTCGTCGGCGAGCAGCCCCTCGGCTGCCGCATCCGAGGCTCCCGAGTCAAAAGGACTGAGCGTCCACCAGATGCCGGCGCGGTCGTGCACAGCATCACGCAGCTGGGCGATCGTCAAGAAGTCGCCGCCAGCCAAATCGACCGGTGTGCTCGCCCCAGCCGTCGCCGCACTCCACGCGGCTTCCAGGAACTCATGATTGGTCTCGGCGAGGGTGCGCGCGCGCGTCCGGCAGCGCTCGGGATCGACGAGAGCCACCGCTGACTGCTCGGGCAAGTAGTCGATGAGGGAAGCCATGTGCGGCACGAGTGCCGGGGTCAGGGACTCCATGCCCTCGGCCGGGATACCCTCGGCCATCTTCTCGAGCATCCCCTGCAAGCCCGCGAACTCGCCAGCCAACTGCCGAGCACGACTGCGGACGTCGGCGGTCAGCAGCAGCTCACGGCCGGGAAGGAGCTCCACGTGATCGACGGCACCGGGCAGGGAGCGCTGATCGGCGACCGAGAAGGTGCGGATCTGGTCGACCTCATCGCCGAAGAACTCGATGCGATACGGGTGGTCGGCAACGGTCGGAAACACGTCCAGGATGCCGCCGCGCACCGCGAACTCCCCGCGCCGCGAGACCATGTCAACCCGGTGGTAAGCGAGCTCGACGAGCCGCTCGACGATCACTCCGAGATCGTGGCCGCGCTCGCCCGCGCGCAGCCGCACCGGTTCGACGTCCGCGAGCCCCGCGGCCAGCGGCTGCAGCGCGGCGCGTACAGAGGCGACGACGATCACCGGCGCGGGTCCGGACGAGGACGCGATGCGCGCGAGCGTCTCCAGCCGTCGCCCCACGGTCTCGGGACTCGGGCTGAGACGTTCGTGAGGCAGAGTCTCCCAGGCCGGGAAGGGCAGCACCGCGGCCTCGGGAAGCAGCGCACTCAGGGCTGGCATGAGGGACTCGACGCGACGACCGGTCGGGGCGATCACCAGCAGCACCGGCGGCTTGCCGGAGTCGCGACGTCGACGAACGAGCGCGCTCAGCAGCGGCGCATCAAGCCCGTCGACCACCGAGATATCGGCATCCACCGGCGCGGCCGCGACCGCGTCCCGGAAATGCTCGGAGCGGTCGAGGGCGCGCGAGATCCCGGGAAAAGCCACCGGACGATTCTAGGCGCCCCGTGCGGGGCCGGGTTCACGGACGAGGGGCGTGATGCACCTGTTGGGCCGCGAGCAGGCCCTCATCGACGAGTCGTTCGACGGCATCCGCTGCATCCGAGACAGCCAGGGCGAGGTCTTCGCGGGCGGAGGCGGGGAAGGGCTGGAGGACCCAATCTGCGGGGTCCTGACGGCCCGGCGGACGACCGATCCCCACGCGCACACGCGGGAACTCTGGGGTGCCCAGGGCCTTTGCCACGTCGCGTACGCCGTTGTGGCCCCCGTGCCCGCCGCCGACTTTGAGCCTGACGGCATCGAACGGGATGTCGAGCTCGTCGTGCACGACGACGACACGTTCGGGGGGAATCCCGTAGAACTGGGCGAGCCCAGCGACAGGCCCCCCGACACGTTCATGAACGAGTTCGGCTTGGCGAGCACGACCTTGGGTCCGCCCGGGCGCAGCCACGCCTCGGCGACACGAGCGTTCGCCTTGTGGGCACGGAAGTTCTCACCGCGCCGGGACGCCAGCTCATCGACGACGAGCTGCCCGATGTTGTGACGGGTTCGCTCGTACTGTGGGCCGGGATTGCCCAGGCCCACGATGAGCCATGCGTCGCTCACGACAGCGCCCTCCCGGCCCGATCAGTCCCGCGGAATTACTCCGACTCGGTCGCAGCGTCGTCGGCAGCGCCGCTCGCGTCAGCGGCTGCCTCGTCCTCGGCGCCGGTCTCATCAGCGGATGCGGCGGCGGGAACCGAGATCGCAATGACGAGAACCTCGGGGTCGGTGAGCAGCACTGCGCCCTGGGGAAGGGTCAGTTCACCGGCCGTGATGCGGGCGCCCTCTTCCAGGCCCTCGACGTCGACCTCGACGTGCTGAGGGATGCTAATGGCTTCAACGTCGAGCGAAACGCTCTGGGCGTCCTGGTTCACGATGGTGCCGGAGAAGGACTCGCCGACGACGATGACGGGAACGTCGACCTGGACCTTCTCGCCCTTGTTGATGACGACCAGGTCGATGTGCTCGATGATCTGGTTCACCGGGTCCTTCTGGACGTCCTTGACGAGGGCCAGCTGGGACTTGCCGGCGATGTCGAGCTCGATCAGTGCGTTCGCGTGGCGCACGAGCAGCAGCATCTGGTGGCCGGGCAGCGCGACGTGCACCGGGTCGGTGCCGTGGCCGTACAGCACGGCGGGGATCTTGCCGGCGGCGCGCAGACGGCGGGCGAAGCCCTTGCCGAAGTTCTCGCGGAGTTCGGCGTGGACGGTGGTGTCTTCAGACATGTGCATTCTCCTTGGGCAGAGACCGGGTGCTGATCTCAGCCCGGACGTCGGGGGATTCGACTCAACCGCGAGCGCGTGAGGAACCCTGAGGCCGCACACCCTCGTCGATAACGGATGCTTGCCGCGGCGCTCAGCGCGCCGACGAGCATCCCTCGCCGAAGTACAGTCCGCAAGTCTACCAGCGGCCCCGGTACGATGGTGACGGGCCGTGACGGGCCCGCTTCCCGAGAGCAAGGACGGTTCATGGACGCCCAGGTCACCTCGAACATTCTCGTCGCCGTGATCGGCATCCTGACGCTGGGCACCCTCGTGGGTGTCGTTGCTGCGTTCTGGTCGATGGGGCGTTCGGCCTACCGCAAGGAGTGACCCGCGACGTTCCCCTAGGCTGACTGCGGCAACCACCCGCAGAGCGACGCCCAGGGAGTGAACGTGACGGATCAGGCAGCGACGAGCAGCGCGACAGCGAACATCGGAGTCGTGGGGCTCGCGGTCATGGGCTCCAATCTCGCCCGCAACCTCGCCAGCCGCGAGGGAAACACCGTTGCAATCTTCAACCGCAGTGCCGAGAAGACCGAGCACCTCGTCGCGGAGCATCCCGAAGCCGGCTTCGTCGCCACCTTCTCGTACGAAGAGTTCGCCGCTTCTCTCACGGCTCCCCGCACCGCGATCATCATGGTCAAGGCTGGCGCCGGGACAGATGCCGTCATCGACGAGCTCCTGCGTGTCTTCGAGCCCGGTGACATCATCGTCGACGGCGGCAACGCCCTGTTCACCGACACCATCCGCCGCGAGAAGGCCGTCCGCGAGACGGGGATCAACTTTGTCGGGATGGGCGTCTCCGGCGGTGAGGAGGGTGCCCTCCTCGGCCCGTCGCTCATGCCCGGTGGATCTGACGAGTCCTGGATCACGCTCGGCCCCATCCTGAAGACCATCGCCGCTGTCGCCGAGGGCGAGCCGTGCGTGACCCACATCGGCCACGACGGCGCAGGCCACTTCGTGAAGATGGTCCACAACGGCATCGAGTACGCCGACATGCAGGTCATCGCTGAGGCCTACGACCTCATCCGTCACGCGACCGGATACTCCCCCGCGCAGATCGCCGACGTGTTCGCCGAGTGGAACCGTGGCGAGCTCGAGTCCTACCTCATCGAGATCACCGCGGAGGTGCTGCGCCAGGTCGACAGCGACACGGGGCTGCCGCTCGTGGATGTCGTGCTGGACCAGGCCGGCGCGAAGGGCACCGGCGGCTGGACCGCCCAGACCGCGATCGATCTCGGCGTTCCGGCATCCGGCATCGCGGAGGCCGTGTTCGCCCGCTCGCTGTCCTCCCACCCCGAACAGCGCGCGACGGCCGGCATCCTGCCCGGCCCCGACGCCGATGCCGAAAGCTCGTTCGCCGACGACCCGGCTGCGTTTATCGAGAAGGTGCGCCGCGCCCTGTACGCGTCGAAGATCGTGGCGTACTCCCAGGGGTTCGACATCATTCGTGCGGGCGCCGCGCACTACGGCTGGAACATCGACCTCGGCAACGTCGCGGCGATCTGGCGCGGCGGCTGCATCATCCGGGCACGCTTCCTCAATCGCATCACCGAGGCATACGCCGACACTGCCGACCTTCCGGTCCTGATGACCGCGCCGTTCTTCGTCGACGCGCTCGCCACCGCTCAGGATGCCTGGCGTGACGTCGTCGCCCACGCGGCGGCCACCGGGCTTCCGGCACCCGTGTTCTCGTCATCTCTGGCGTACTACGACGGGCTGCGCGCACGGCGCCTCCCGGCCGCGCTCATTCAGGGGCAGCGCGACTTCTTCGGCGCGCACACCTACAAGCGCGTCGACCGCGACGGCACGTTCCACACGCTGTGGTCCGGTGACCGGAGCGAGGTTGAGGCCGTCGATACCCACTGACGCCCGCTGAGCAGCCCCGACGACGGGCGCGCAGGGTCATCGCATTCACAGACGGCACATAGCTGCCTCCATAGGAAACGCATAGCGTGCACCTCACAATGGGTGCATGACATCTCCGGCACCCGCCCTGCGCCGACCCGACGGCTCGGCTGTGCGCATCCTCGTCGTCGATGACGAACAGATGCTCACCGACCTTCTCTCGATGGCCCTGCGCATGGAGGGCTGGGATGTCCGCACAGCGGCATCCGGATTCGAGGCGCTGCAGGCGGTCCGAGACGTCGAGCCCGATGCGATGGTGCTCGACATCATGATGCCCGACCTCGATGGCATGGCAGTCCTCCACCGACTGCGGCAGTCGGGAAACGACGTTCCAGTACTGTTCCTGACCGCGAAGGATGCCGTCTCCGACCGTGTCGCGGGGCTGACCGCGGGCGGCGACGACTACGTCACGAAGCCGTTCAGCCTTGAGGAGGTCGTGGCGCGACTTCGCGGTCTGATGCGACGCGCGGGAACCGCCACGCAGAGCGAGGAAGAACCCATCCTGCGTGTGGGTGACCTCTCGCTGAACGAGGACAGCCACGAGGTTCAGCGAGGCGGCGACGAGATCGAGCTCACGGCAACCGAGTTCGAGCTCCTGCGCTATCTGATGCGCAACCAACGTCGCGTCGTCTCCAAGGCGCAGATCCTCGATCGGGTCTGGAACTACGACTTCGGTGGCCGGTCGAGCGTCGTCGAGCTCTACATCTCCTACCTGCGCAAGAAGATCGACCAGGGCAAGGAACCGCTCATCCACACTGTGCGCGGCGTCGGATACATGATCAAGGCGCCAGCACAGTGAGTGATGGCGCCCGCGTCGGATGGCGACCATGGGGACTCGAGGGGCGCCTGGTCGTGACGATCGTCGCGGTCGTGGCGCTGATCTTCGCGAGCGTGAGCATCGCAACCGGTGCGATCCTCGGATCGATCCTGCAATCCAATCTCGACAACGAGGTCACGGAAGCCACGGCGAAGGCACTGCGCACCGTCCATGATGCGCCCCAGGTTGCCGCCGGAACCGAGGATGCCGCAGCGTTGCTGGCATCGATGCCGTTCGAGCCGGGCTTCCTCCTCGTGGTCGAATCGGCCTTCGGATCGGTCACGGGCGGGTACATCGACGCCGACGGGACCGTATCGTCGCTCGATGACTCGCAGATGGCGCAGATCGTTCAACAGCTGATCCAGCCGGGAGAGGGCGGCCCCGTCCGCGAGATCACGATCGACGGGGTCGGGACCTACCGGATGCTCGCGCTCGGCGGCGGCAGCTTCGCTATCGCCTCGGGCCTTCCCGCGAGTCAGGTGACCGCGACGCTCACGCAGATCGCGACGACCGTCGCCCTCCTCACCGCCGGCGGACTCGTCCTCCTGGGGCTCGCCGTGACGGTGATCGTGCGCCGGAGCCTGCGCCCCCTTCGCGTGGTCGCCGACACGGCTGAGCGCGTTGCGAGCGTCCCGATGGCCGAAGGCGCCGTATCGATTGCCGACCGCGTCCCGGACTCGGAGATCGACGAGCACACCGAGATCGGCCGCGTCGGCCACGCCCTCAATACGCTGCTGGACCACGTCGACGCGTCCCTGGAGGCCCGCCAGCTCAACGAAGACCGGATGCGGCGCTTCGTCGCCGATGCGAGCCACGAACTGCGCACCCCGCTCGCCTCGATCCGGGGCTACTCGGAGCTCTCGCTGCGCGACCCGCTGCTCAGCGAGACAACCGAATCGGCACTCTCCAGAATCCAGGCGCAATCGCTGCGGATGACCCGACTCGTGGAGGACCTCCTGCTGCTGGCGCGGCTCGACGAGGGACAGGAGCTCGTCTACGGCGTCGTGGACCTCACGCAGCTCGGCGTGGAAGCTCTCGGCGATGCGCAGGTCGCCGGTCCCGAGCACGTCTGGCTGCTCGAGGTCGACGAGGAGCCGGTGACGGTTCCCGGTGACGCGGCCCGTCTGCAGCAAGTGCTCGTCAACATGCTCGCGAACGCACGCACGCACACTCCCGCGGGAACCGAGGTCACGCTCACGGTCAGCCGCGAGCACTCCGTCGACGGCGCGCAGGGCGCGGATGCCGCGGTCATCAGCGTGCACGACAACGGCCCGGGGATCGAGCCGGCTATCGCCGACGAACTGTTCGAGAGGTTTTCGCGGGCCGACAGGTCACGCGCTCGCCAGACCGGCGGCACCGGGCTCGGACTGTCAATCGCGCGCGCGATCGTCCGCGCGCATCACGGTGAGATCTCGGTTCAGAGCGCTCCCGGCGACACCACCTTCACGGTTCGCCTGCCGCTTCCCGCAGAGCAGGGTCGCGCCGAACCGGCAGCTGTGGGGTCGGCTCAGTAGCCGCTGAACGCGTCGGTGGTCACCGACTTCGCCCGCTCGAGCGCCGGTGCGAGGTCGGCGATCAGTCGCGGCGGCCCCGAGATGGCGGCATGGCGGGTGTGCAGATCGGGCACGACCTGCAGCAGACCCGCGGCATCCAGACGCACGCCGCGCGCCCACTGCCAGCTCTCGGGCAGCTGACCCGGATCGTCACGGGTGAACAACACAACCGGTACGCCCGATGCCGCGATGTCATCGCGGAAGGCGAGTTCGGCAGCTTCGGAGGCGACGTACACCAGAACGATGTCGCGGTGCTGTCCGCTGGCATGGAGGTGCCGCAGTTGCGACACGAACGGGGTGATGCCGATTCCGGCGGCCACCATCAGGAGCGGGGTCTCTGCTCGACTCGGCAGGACGAAATCACCCCAGATTCCCGTGACTGCCAGCGAGGCTCCGGCATCGACCTCCGCGAGGGCCCGCTTGTAGGAGCTCGGAGCCGGACCGCCCGCACCCGCCGGGTACTCGCGAAACGCAATGCGGATCGTGGGGAGATCCTCGGGAGCCGAGGCGATGCTGAACTCGCGACGGGTGCCGCGGGCGTCCGGCCGGTGGTGGGGAACGTCCAGCTC
Protein-coding sequences here:
- a CDS encoding gamma carbonic anhydrase family protein — encoded protein: MISGDVTIGANSQVLHGAVITAEGGPITIGESVIVMENALIRASATDAVHVGDHVLVGPMASISGASVADEVFLATGTRVFNGARIGERSEVRINAVVHLSTVLPAETVVPIGWVAVGNPPQLYSPDRHDEIWEAQKDLDFPGYVFGLDRETPDLMVQLTERYGRSLARHADDIRLD
- a CDS encoding siderophore-interacting protein gives rise to the protein MALSSRTTTRAPRPTIEFTVLETTWLNPHLVRVRLGGPGFAQFQNRPETDKYVKLKFTTPKPESHPVTRTYTVRRVDQAAQAIDVDFVIHGDEGLAGPWAATVKPGATISLMGPGGGYSPDPEADWHLFAGDLSAVPAIAATLDALPAHAQGTAVIEVDTESDILDLEHPAGVDLVWVRNPDHQVGALADAVRALDWRDGRVQVFAHGEREAMKELRRVFFDERSLERGQVSLSGYWARGRTEDRFQAEKREPIGQILPPA
- the mfd gene encoding transcription-repair coupling factor, producing the protein MAFPGISRALDRSEHFRDAVAAAPVDADISVVDGLDAPLLSALVRRRRDSGKPPVLLVIAPTGRRVESLMPALSALLPEAAVLPFPAWETLPHERLSPSPETVGRRLETLARIASSSGPAPVIVVASVRAALQPLAAGLADVEPVRLRAGERGHDLGVIVERLVELAYHRVDMVSRRGEFAVRGGILDVFPTVADHPYRIEFFGDEVDQIRTFSVADQRSLPGAVDHVELLPGRELLLTADVRSRARQLAGEFAGLQGMLEKMAEGIPAEGMESLTPALVPHMASLIDYLPEQSAVALVDPERCRTRARTLAETNHEFLEAAWSAATAGASTPVDLAGGDFLTIAQLRDAVHDRAGIWWTLSPFDSGASDAAAEGLLADDLDDVLGEAPVRIPARSVPSFHGNVDGATAYVGDLVAAGWSVVVTASGTGLVERASDVLAEREIAAALVDDADAAPEPGRVWLAVAQLERGFELEDARLAVLTESEFYGRTIGGDSRVVKKLASRRRNVVDPLQLTPGDHVVHATHGIGRFVELAKREVSSGGRNPVKSVREYVVLEYAPAKRGYPGDKLMVPTDQLDLLSRYVGGEAPTLSKMGGSDWAQAKGRARKAVRDIAVELVKLYSARMAAKGYAFGPDTPWQRELEEAFPFAETMDQLQTIDEIKADMERPIPMDRLLSGDVGFGKTEVAVRAAFKAIQDGKQVAMLVPTTLLVKQHLETFTERFAGFPVKVKALSRFQTDKEARETLAGLTDGTVDMVIGTHRILTEKVIFKDLGLMIIDEEQRFGVEHKDALKKLKTNVDILAMSATPIPRTLEMAVTGIREMSTLQTPPEDRHPILTYVGARNDKQIAAAIRRELLREGQVFYVHNRVSSIQRIASELAELVPEARVVVAHGQMGEHQLEQVVDDFWERKADVLVSTTIIETGLDIANANTIIIDRADKYGLSQLHQLRGRVGRGRERAYAYFLYDDAKPLSETAADRLETIAVNNDLGSGMQVALKDLELRGAGNLLGAEQAGHIAGVGFDLYLRMIGEAVATFRGEDVEGPAELRLELPVQARIPEDYIDSERLRLEAYQKLSAAASATAGDDAIDAVIEELTDRYGEPPTDVAGLLSMARLRRRAARAGLTDVVAMGPNLRIAPARLEDSMRVRLQRLYPAAKLLAGGEAVVVPLPRAGGEQLADADLIAWVDTLLGQLWPEPAPVAPDSAVPAAQD
- a CDS encoding 50S ribosomal protein L25/general stress protein Ctc, which translates into the protein MHMSEDTTVHAELRENFGKGFARRLRAAGKIPAVLYGHGTDPVHVALPGHQMLLLVRHANALIELDIAGKSQLALVKDVQKDPVNQIIEHIDLVVINKGEKVQVDVPVIVVGESFSGTIVNQDAQSVSLDVEAISIPQHVEVDVEGLEEGARITAGELTLPQGAVLLTDPEVLVIAISVPAAASADETGAEDEAAADASGAADDAATESE
- the gndA gene encoding NADP-dependent phosphogluconate dehydrogenase, with product MTDQAATSSATANIGVVGLAVMGSNLARNLASREGNTVAIFNRSAEKTEHLVAEHPEAGFVATFSYEEFAASLTAPRTAIIMVKAGAGTDAVIDELLRVFEPGDIIVDGGNALFTDTIRREKAVRETGINFVGMGVSGGEEGALLGPSLMPGGSDESWITLGPILKTIAAVAEGEPCVTHIGHDGAGHFVKMVHNGIEYADMQVIAEAYDLIRHATGYSPAQIADVFAEWNRGELESYLIEITAEVLRQVDSDTGLPLVDVVLDQAGAKGTGGWTAQTAIDLGVPASGIAEAVFARSLSSHPEQRATAGILPGPDADAESSFADDPAAFIEKVRRALYASKIVAYSQGFDIIRAGAAHYGWNIDLGNVAAIWRGGCIIRARFLNRITEAYADTADLPVLMTAPFFVDALATAQDAWRDVVAHAAATGLPAPVFSSSLAYYDGLRARRLPAALIQGQRDFFGAHTYKRVDRDGTFHTLWSGDRSEVEAVDTH
- a CDS encoding response regulator transcription factor, with product MTSPAPALRRPDGSAVRILVVDDEQMLTDLLSMALRMEGWDVRTAASGFEALQAVRDVEPDAMVLDIMMPDLDGMAVLHRLRQSGNDVPVLFLTAKDAVSDRVAGLTAGGDDYVTKPFSLEEVVARLRGLMRRAGTATQSEEEPILRVGDLSLNEDSHEVQRGGDEIELTATEFELLRYLMRNQRRVVSKAQILDRVWNYDFGGRSSVVELYISYLRKKIDQGKEPLIHTVRGVGYMIKAPAQ
- a CDS encoding sensor histidine kinase encodes the protein MSDGARVGWRPWGLEGRLVVTIVAVVALIFASVSIATGAILGSILQSNLDNEVTEATAKALRTVHDAPQVAAGTEDAAALLASMPFEPGFLLVVESAFGSVTGGYIDADGTVSSLDDSQMAQIVQQLIQPGEGGPVREITIDGVGTYRMLALGGGSFAIASGLPASQVTATLTQIATTVALLTAGGLVLLGLAVTVIVRRSLRPLRVVADTAERVASVPMAEGAVSIADRVPDSEIDEHTEIGRVGHALNTLLDHVDASLEARQLNEDRMRRFVADASHELRTPLASIRGYSELSLRDPLLSETTESALSRIQAQSLRMTRLVEDLLLLARLDEGQELVYGVVDLTQLGVEALGDAQVAGPEHVWLLEVDEEPVTVPGDAARLQQVLVNMLANARTHTPAGTEVTLTVSREHSVDGAQGADAAVISVHDNGPGIEPAIADELFERFSRADRSRARQTGGTGLGLSIARAIVRAHHGEISVQSAPGDTTFTVRLPLPAEQGRAEPAAVGSAQ